Proteins encoded by one window of Blautia luti:
- a CDS encoding helix-turn-helix transcriptional regulator has protein sequence MQLKYVDTKEEIIAINRKSKHIEPHLHNALEIVCVTSGALEFGVGQELYHMEKGDIGFVFPDVIHHYQVLTSGVNKATYLIASPFTIAKFADIMQSMAPEYPIIKAEKVEPEVYRVINAILETEQSDITVAQAYLQIVLARCIGKLNLVEKSNVGSNDLIYQTVSYISANFKKKFSLEEMAKDLGVSKYVLSRLFSKTFHRNFNQYLNDARLNYACHRLENTSDSITNICLDSGFESQRTFNRVFKERYKISPSDYRSTCLKDMLS, from the coding sequence ATGCAGTTAAAATATGTTGACACAAAAGAGGAGATCATAGCAATAAATAGGAAGTCAAAACATATTGAACCACATCTTCATAATGCACTGGAGATCGTTTGTGTAACAAGTGGAGCATTAGAATTTGGTGTCGGACAGGAACTATACCATATGGAAAAAGGAGATATAGGCTTTGTATTTCCAGATGTTATTCATCACTATCAGGTACTGACATCCGGTGTAAATAAAGCGACTTATCTGATTGCATCGCCATTTACGATAGCCAAATTTGCAGATATCATGCAATCCATGGCTCCTGAATACCCAATCATCAAAGCGGAAAAGGTTGAACCGGAGGTATATAGGGTTATAAATGCAATTTTAGAGACAGAACAGTCGGATATTACTGTTGCACAGGCATATCTTCAAATTGTGTTGGCACGCTGCATAGGAAAATTAAATTTGGTAGAAAAGAGTAATGTGGGGAGCAACGATCTTATTTACCAGACAGTTTCCTATATATCAGCAAATTTTAAGAAGAAGTTTTCTCTGGAAGAGATGGCAAAAGATCTGGGGGTGAGCAAATATGTTTTATCCAGACTCTTTTCCAAAACATTCCATAGAAACTTTAATCAATATCTTAACGATGCAAGGCTGAACTATGCATGCCATCGTTTGGAAAATACGAGTGATTCTATTACAAACATTTGTCTGGATAGTGGATTTGAAAGTCAGAGAACATTTAACCGAGTATTTAAAGAAAGATATAAAATATCACCGAGTGACTACCGGAGTACATGTCTGAAAGATATGTTGTCATAA
- a CDS encoding MFS transporter — protein MEEKKYLKWYNKIGYGSGDIAGNVVYAFLTSFMMVYLTDSVGLAAGVVGTLIAVSKLFDGFTDIFFGSMIDKTHSKMGKAKPWMLYGYIGCAITLVCCFAIPVSFGTTAKYAWFFISYTLLNGVFYTANNIAYSALTSLITKNSKERVQMGSYRFIFAFSTSLLIQAITVGFVDKCGGDAAAWRTVAIIYAIIGLVINTISALSVKELPEEELNEGEVKDDNEKYGMVQAFKLLVKNKYYMMICGTYILQQLYGAMIGAGIYYMTWVLKNKNLFGQFAWAVNIPLIIALIFTPTLVGKWKGMYKLNLRGYVLAVIGRALVVIAGYMGSVPLMMAFTALAALGQGPWQGDMNAVIASCSEYTYLTQGKRIDGTMYSCTSLGVKIGGGIGTAVVGWMLEFSGYVGTNVTQPQSALDMMQFMYLWLPLIFDVLIMFVLSRMNVEDANKKLKAEKEIAADEVTDASDIN, from the coding sequence ATGGAAGAAAAAAAGTATTTGAAATGGTATAACAAAATTGGATATGGATCAGGTGATATTGCAGGTAATGTAGTCTATGCCTTCCTGACATCTTTCATGATGGTCTATCTGACGGACTCAGTAGGACTTGCTGCAGGTGTCGTAGGTACCCTGATTGCCGTATCAAAACTATTTGATGGTTTTACGGATATATTTTTTGGATCAATGATTGACAAAACACACAGTAAAATGGGAAAAGCGAAGCCATGGATGCTATACGGATACATTGGTTGTGCCATTACGCTGGTCTGCTGCTTTGCAATACCAGTCAGCTTTGGAACAACGGCTAAATACGCATGGTTCTTTATCTCTTATACACTGTTAAATGGTGTGTTTTATACAGCAAACAATATTGCTTACTCAGCACTTACGTCACTGATTACAAAGAACAGCAAAGAGCGTGTGCAGATGGGATCTTACCGTTTTATTTTTGCATTTTCAACAAGTCTTCTGATTCAGGCGATTACAGTTGGATTTGTAGATAAATGTGGTGGAGATGCTGCGGCATGGAGAACGGTTGCTATTATCTATGCAATCATTGGTCTTGTCATAAATACGATTTCAGCACTTTCTGTTAAGGAACTTCCTGAGGAAGAACTTAACGAAGGAGAAGTAAAGGATGATAATGAAAAGTACGGAATGGTACAGGCATTCAAGCTTCTTGTTAAAAACAAATATTACATGATGATTTGTGGAACATATATTTTACAGCAGTTATATGGTGCCATGATTGGAGCTGGCATTTATTACATGACATGGGTACTGAAAAATAAGAATTTGTTTGGACAATTTGCATGGGCAGTTAATATTCCACTGATCATTGCCTTAATTTTTACACCAACCTTAGTTGGTAAGTGGAAAGGTATGTACAAACTGAACTTAAGAGGTTATGTTTTAGCAGTCATTGGTAGAGCACTTGTTGTTATTGCCGGATATATGGGCAGTGTTCCGCTGATGATGGCATTTACAGCTCTTGCAGCCTTAGGTCAGGGGCCATGGCAGGGAGATATGAATGCAGTTATCGCATCCTGCTCTGAATACACTTATCTTACACAGGGAAAGAGAATTGACGGAACGATGTACTCTTGTACTTCTCTTGGCGTAAAAATCGGTGGAGGTATTGGAACCGCTGTTGTTGGATGGATGCTTGAGTTCAGTGGATATGTCGGAACAAATGTAACTCAGCCGCAGTCTGCACTTGATATGATGCAGTTTATGTATCTTTGGCTTCCGTTAATCTTTGATGTATTGATTATGTTTGTACTTTCAAGAATGAATGTAGAAGATGCAAATAAAAAACTGAAAGCAGAAAAAGAAATTGCTGCAGATGAAGTAACAGATGCATCGGACATAAATTAG
- a CDS encoding glycoside hydrolase family 2 TIM barrel-domain containing protein — MIVPRYYENLSVLHENTMPARAYYIPASKRMDNLVEHREESDRMQLLNGTWKFQYFNSIYDIQDSFFEKNYDTENFDEIQVPSVWQMAGYDTHQYTNIRYPFPFDPPYVPQDIPCGAYVHTFEYSRDEKASKAFLNFEGVDSCFYVWINGSYIGYSQVSHMTSEFDVTDVLQDGTNTVAVLVMKWCDGSYLEDQDKFRMSGIFRDVYILKRPKQAISDYHIKTRIEDMLAKVEIEMKFYSPLNVKISIEDRNGAVVAIGSIAEEGTAVLEIASPELWNTENPYLYKLILETENEVIVDHIALRKIEIKDQVIYLNGQKIKFRGVNRHDSDPVTGFTINLEQITTDLTLMKQHNFNAIRSSHYPNAPFFYEMCDKYGFMVIDEADIEAHGPFMIYRKEDTDYNRFKRWNEKIADDPVWEEAIVDRVKLMVERDKNRFCIVMWSMGNESAYGCNFEKALEWTKNFDPDRITQYESARYRNYDETYDYSNLDVYSRMYPALSEIQEYLDKDGSKPFLLVEYCHSMGNGPGDFEDYFQMIQDNDKMCGGFVWEWCDHAIAHGTAENGKTIYAYGGDHGEEIHDGNFCMDGLVYPDRTVHTGLLEYKNVYRPARVISYDKESGELVLHNYMDFDDLKDYVKISYELTQDGLVISKGKLPEVSAAPHSEGKINLKINVPESGKCYLKFIYHLKKELPLLDEDHILGFDEIEVSQKDAKCQLAEKWVEKTVTDSELQVSEDDTQIHIKGREFAYTIDRRTALFTEMKFAGREYLNHPMELNIWRAPTDNDMYIKSEWKKAHYDKAYTRAYTTEVVQGKHGVKITSHASVVAETVQKILDVTITWKIEAAGKIDADIAVTKDDEFPDLPRFGVRMFLDKKLSAARYFGMGPQESYCDKHQAASHGLYHANVDDLHEDYIRPQENGSHYDCEYVELNNSRYGIVVSAENAFSFNASYYTQEELEKKTHNYELTESDSVVFCVDYALNGIGSNSCGPVVLDQYRFDDVLFRFQFTLIPYVKG, encoded by the coding sequence ATGATCGTACCACGTTATTATGAAAATCTAAGCGTACTGCACGAAAACACAATGCCAGCCAGAGCCTATTATATTCCGGCATCCAAAAGAATGGATAACTTGGTGGAACACAGAGAAGAATCAGATCGTATGCAGTTATTGAATGGAACTTGGAAATTCCAGTATTTTAACAGCATCTATGACATTCAAGATTCTTTCTTTGAGAAGAATTATGATACAGAAAATTTTGATGAGATTCAGGTTCCAAGTGTATGGCAGATGGCAGGATATGATACACACCAGTATACAAACATCCGGTATCCGTTTCCGTTTGATCCACCATATGTGCCACAGGATATTCCGTGTGGAGCTTATGTACATACTTTTGAGTACAGCAGAGATGAGAAAGCATCAAAAGCTTTTTTGAACTTTGAAGGAGTAGACAGCTGCTTTTACGTATGGATCAATGGCTCTTACATAGGATACAGCCAGGTTTCACATATGACCAGTGAGTTTGATGTTACCGATGTACTTCAGGATGGAACGAATACGGTGGCAGTGTTGGTAATGAAATGGTGTGATGGTTCCTATTTGGAAGATCAGGACAAATTCCGTATGAGTGGTATTTTCCGGGATGTGTACATTTTGAAACGCCCAAAACAGGCAATCAGTGATTATCATATTAAAACAAGAATTGAGGATATGCTTGCAAAAGTAGAAATTGAAATGAAATTCTACTCTCCGTTAAATGTAAAAATTTCGATTGAAGATAGAAACGGAGCAGTTGTAGCAATAGGAAGTATTGCTGAAGAAGGAACAGCTGTATTAGAAATCGCAAGTCCGGAACTTTGGAATACAGAAAATCCATATCTATATAAACTGATTCTTGAAACAGAGAATGAAGTAATTGTAGATCACATTGCATTAAGAAAGATAGAGATTAAAGACCAGGTTATTTATTTAAATGGACAGAAGATTAAATTCCGTGGTGTCAATCGACATGATTCTGATCCGGTTACTGGATTTACAATCAATCTGGAACAGATTACAACCGATCTTACGTTAATGAAGCAGCATAATTTTAATGCGATCCGTTCCAGCCACTATCCGAATGCACCATTTTTCTATGAAATGTGTGACAAGTATGGATTCATGGTAATAGATGAAGCAGATATTGAAGCTCATGGTCCATTTATGATCTACAGAAAAGAAGACACCGATTACAATCGGTTCAAACGATGGAATGAGAAGATTGCAGATGATCCGGTATGGGAAGAGGCAATCGTTGATCGCGTAAAACTTATGGTGGAACGTGACAAAAACCGTTTCTGTATTGTTATGTGGTCAATGGGAAATGAGAGTGCTTATGGCTGCAACTTTGAAAAAGCACTGGAATGGACAAAGAATTTTGATCCAGACCGCATCACACAATATGAGAGTGCAAGATACCGTAATTATGATGAAACATATGATTACAGCAATCTGGATGTGTACAGCCGGATGTATCCGGCGCTTTCCGAAATTCAGGAATATCTGGATAAAGATGGAAGCAAACCCTTCCTTTTGGTAGAGTACTGTCACAGTATGGGAAACGGACCTGGAGATTTTGAAGATTACTTCCAGATGATTCAGGATAATGATAAAATGTGCGGCGGCTTTGTCTGGGAATGGTGTGACCATGCGATTGCTCATGGAACTGCTGAGAATGGAAAGACTATATATGCTTATGGGGGCGACCATGGCGAAGAAATTCATGATGGCAACTTCTGTATGGATGGATTAGTATATCCGGACAGAACGGTACATACAGGACTTTTGGAATACAAGAATGTTTATCGCCCGGCAAGGGTTATTTCCTATGACAAAGAAAGCGGAGAACTGGTGCTTCATAACTACATGGATTTTGATGACTTGAAAGATTATGTGAAGATTAGTTATGAACTGACGCAGGACGGGCTTGTAATCAGCAAAGGTAAACTCCCAGAAGTTTCAGCAGCACCACACAGTGAAGGAAAAATAAACCTTAAAATCAATGTGCCAGAGAGTGGAAAATGTTATTTAAAATTTATTTACCATCTGAAAAAGGAATTGCCACTGTTGGATGAAGACCATATCCTTGGATTTGATGAGATCGAAGTAAGCCAGAAGGATGCCAAATGCCAGTTAGCAGAAAAATGGGTTGAAAAAACAGTGACGGATTCTGAATTACAGGTGAGTGAAGATGATACACAGATTCATATCAAAGGCCGTGAATTCGCATATACAATCGACCGACGGACTGCACTTTTTACAGAGATGAAATTTGCAGGTCGGGAATATCTGAACCACCCGATGGAATTAAATATCTGGAGGGCACCAACAGATAATGATATGTACATCAAGTCTGAATGGAAGAAAGCCCATTATGATAAAGCTTATACAAGAGCTTACACGACAGAGGTCGTGCAGGGAAAGCATGGTGTGAAAATTACAAGCCACGCATCCGTTGTGGCAGAGACAGTACAGAAGATTCTTGATGTGACGATCACATGGAAAATAGAAGCTGCTGGAAAGATTGATGCAGATATTGCGGTAACAAAAGATGATGAATTTCCGGACCTGCCAAGATTTGGTGTGAGGATGTTCCTGGATAAAAAACTTTCAGCTGCACGATACTTTGGAATGGGACCACAGGAAAGCTATTGTGACAAACATCAGGCTGCGAGCCACGGTTTGTATCATGCAAATGTAGATGATTTGCATGAGGATTATATTCGCCCACAGGAAAATGGAAGCCATTATGATTGTGAATATGTAGAGCTTAACAACAGCCGATATGGAATTGTGGTATCTGCGGAAAATGCCTTCTCATTCAATGCTTCTTATTATACGCAGGAAGAACTTGAGAAGAAAACGCATAATTATGAACTGACAGAATCAGATAGTGTAGTATTTTGCGTTGACTACGCATTAAATGGCATTGGTTCTAATAGTTGTGGTCCAGTTGTATTGGATCAGTACCGATTTGATGATGTATTATTCCGGTTCCAGTTTACGCTGATACCGTATGTAAAGGGATAA
- a CDS encoding AraC family transcriptional regulator, with the protein MYLNTGYLNHSHMDFKDKSHPLIVGSCGTYRLSRHPKLPTYRPRGRLDYQIIYITAGCGHFHFDNVNNETIVPAGNIVLYRPKELQKYEYYGEDKTEVYWIHFTGSNVKNILRQYGFPDKERVFQVGTSNEYEQIFKRIIIELQRCQDNYEEMLVLLLRHLLISFHRELTREHILKNEYLDHEMDNAVTFFSENYNQNINIDDYAASRGMSVSWFIRNFKKYTGSTPMQFIVGIRINNAQMLLETTTYSINEISKIVGYDNQLYFSRLFHKLKGYSPREYRKLRNKF; encoded by the coding sequence ATGTATTTGAACACCGGTTATTTGAACCACTCACATATGGATTTCAAAGACAAAAGTCATCCGCTGATTGTAGGTAGCTGTGGTACTTACCGTCTTTCCAGACATCCCAAACTTCCTACCTACCGTCCAAGGGGTCGTCTGGATTATCAGATTATATATATCACTGCTGGTTGTGGGCATTTTCATTTTGATAATGTAAATAATGAAACGATTGTTCCAGCCGGCAACATTGTACTGTACAGACCGAAAGAACTTCAGAAATATGAATATTACGGAGAAGATAAGACAGAAGTATACTGGATTCACTTCACAGGAAGCAATGTGAAAAATATCTTACGTCAATATGGGTTTCCGGATAAAGAACGTGTCTTTCAAGTGGGTACATCTAATGAATATGAACAAATTTTCAAACGTATCATTATCGAGCTCCAACGCTGTCAAGATAATTATGAGGAAATGCTTGTCCTTTTGCTACGTCATCTTCTGATTAGTTTCCACCGGGAACTGACAAGAGAGCACATATTAAAAAATGAATATCTTGATCATGAGATGGATAATGCTGTTACCTTTTTCAGTGAAAACTACAATCAAAATATCAATATTGATGATTATGCTGCCTCACGAGGCATGAGTGTCAGCTGGTTTATCCGAAATTTCAAAAAATATACCGGTTCTACACCAATGCAATTCATTGTGGGAATCCGCATCAACAATGCTCAGATGTTACTTGAAACAACAACTTATTCCATCAATGAGATTTCTAAGATTGTCGGATATGATAACCAGCTTTATTTCAGTCGGCTTTTTCACAAGTTGAAAGGATATTCGCCGAGAGAATACCGAAAGCTGAGAAACAAATTCTGA
- the iadA gene encoding beta-aspartyl-peptidase — translation MKLIQNIDVYAPQHLGKKDVLIINDKIVKIKGAGSICADGFLSEAEMINGEGLLLTPGFIDCHVHVLGGGGEGGFANRTPEATMEGLTKFGVTTVVGCLGTDGIGRDMCALVAKTKGLNEQGMSAYCYTGSYQIPVHTLTDSIVKDIMMIQEIIGTGEIAISDHRSSQPTFEEFARVVADTRLGGVLSGKAGIVNVHLGDSPRCLDLIERVVDETEIPASQILPTHINRNEMLFGKSIEYALKGGAVDFTGNEDIDYWETICDEVRVCNGIKRMLDAGVNPDRMTISSDGQGSLPMYSSDGEFLGMGVGQSSCLLKEVKECVFKTEIPLEIAISTITSNPADILRLKGKGKVEEGYDADLCILDQELQLVEVIAKGNTVYTNKVY, via the coding sequence ATGAAATTAATTCAGAATATTGATGTCTATGCCCCACAGCATCTGGGGAAAAAAGATGTACTTATAATCAATGATAAGATTGTCAAGATTAAAGGTGCAGGTTCTATATGCGCAGACGGATTTCTTTCTGAGGCAGAAATGATCAATGGAGAGGGGTTACTTTTAACTCCGGGATTCATTGACTGTCATGTTCATGTACTTGGAGGCGGTGGTGAAGGTGGATTCGCCAATCGTACTCCGGAAGCAACTATGGAAGGACTTACGAAGTTTGGAGTAACAACAGTTGTTGGCTGCCTTGGAACGGATGGAATCGGTCGTGATATGTGTGCACTGGTTGCAAAGACAAAAGGATTGAATGAGCAGGGAATGTCTGCATACTGTTATACAGGCAGTTATCAGATTCCGGTTCACACGTTGACGGACAGTATTGTCAAAGATATTATGATGATTCAGGAAATCATTGGAACCGGAGAAATCGCGATCTCTGATCATCGTTCTTCACAGCCGACTTTTGAGGAATTTGCGCGTGTCGTTGCGGATACAAGACTTGGCGGTGTTCTTTCCGGGAAAGCAGGTATTGTAAATGTTCATCTTGGCGACAGTCCGAGATGCTTAGATCTTATTGAACGAGTGGTAGATGAGACAGAGATACCGGCTTCTCAAATACTGCCAACACATATCAATCGAAATGAGATGCTTTTTGGCAAGTCGATTGAGTATGCGCTGAAAGGCGGAGCAGTAGACTTTACCGGAAATGAAGATATTGACTATTGGGAAACTATCTGTGATGAGGTACGTGTATGTAATGGTATCAAACGGATGCTGGATGCAGGAGTAAATCCTGACCGCATGACAATTTCTTCTGATGGACAGGGAAGCCTTCCGATGTACAGTAGTGATGGCGAATTCCTTGGAATGGGCGTTGGACAGTCTAGCTGCCTTCTGAAGGAAGTAAAGGAATGTGTATTTAAAACAGAAATTCCTTTAGAAATAGCTATTTCTACAATTACATCTAATCCGGCAGATATTCTTCGCCTCAAAGGAAAAGGTAAGGTTGAAGAAGGTTACGATGCGGATCTTTGTATTCTTGACCAGGAACTTCAGCTTGTTGAAGTAATTGCAAAAGGGAATACAGTTTATACAAATAAAGTATATTGA
- the yfcC gene encoding putative basic amino acid antiporter YfcC produces the protein MSKKEGKGLKSFNKGFQVPDTYIIIFLVVVVAALLTFLVPKGFYETQDISYMINGVEKTRTVIKDGSFQYLTDDAGNVVTEGVALFSGDGGTGFFNYMYNGIVSSSAIEIIAFLMVVGGAFGIMIRTGAIESGLIGLIRKAKGAEKLLIPILFVLFSLGGAVFGMGEEALPFTMILCPLFVAVGYDSVIAVLVTYVATQIGFGSSWMNPFSVGIAQGIAGIDVFSGAGFRMVMWVVFTVLGCGMTMFYASKIKKTPTISIAYKTDSYFREQNEKTGIDEGHSFGLGHILVLMTLAATVVWVVWGVMTQGYYMPEIATQFFIMGIVSGVIGVIFKLNDMKLNDIATSFKDGAKDLIGAALVVAMAQGIMQVLGGSDPTTPTVINTIMYNISNVLSGVSGAVAAVLMYLFQSVFNFFVVSGTGQAAITMPIMAPLSDLLGVSRQTAVVAFQLGDAFTNLIVPTSGCLIGSLAIAKIEWSNWIKFMWKFLGVLMIGAIITILIAVGTGF, from the coding sequence ATGAGCAAAAAAGAAGGAAAAGGGTTAAAATCTTTTAACAAGGGATTTCAAGTGCCTGACACCTACATTATTATCTTTTTAGTAGTTGTTGTCGCAGCACTTCTGACTTTCCTTGTACCAAAGGGATTTTACGAAACACAGGATATTTCGTACATGATCAATGGTGTTGAGAAAACCCGTACAGTAATCAAAGACGGAAGTTTCCAGTATCTGACAGACGATGCAGGAAATGTAGTAACAGAAGGAGTAGCACTCTTTAGTGGAGATGGTGGAACAGGATTCTTCAACTATATGTATAACGGAATCGTAAGTAGTTCTGCAATAGAGATTATCGCATTCCTTATGGTAGTAGGTGGTGCATTCGGTATCATGATCCGTACAGGTGCGATTGAATCCGGATTGATCGGATTGATCCGTAAGGCAAAGGGAGCAGAAAAACTGCTGATTCCGATACTTTTCGTACTGTTTTCTCTTGGTGGTGCAGTTTTTGGAATGGGAGAAGAAGCACTTCCGTTTACTATGATTCTTTGTCCGTTGTTTGTAGCAGTTGGATATGATTCAGTTATTGCAGTTCTTGTTACTTATGTTGCAACACAGATTGGTTTCGGTTCATCTTGGATGAATCCATTCTCTGTAGGTATTGCACAGGGTATTGCAGGTATTGATGTATTCTCCGGAGCAGGGTTCCGTATGGTAATGTGGGTAGTATTTACAGTTCTTGGCTGTGGAATGACTATGTTCTATGCGTCAAAGATCAAAAAGACTCCGACAATCTCAATCGCATATAAGACTGATTCATATTTCCGTGAGCAGAATGAAAAAACAGGAATTGACGAAGGACATTCATTTGGTCTTGGACACATTTTAGTTCTTATGACACTGGCTGCTACAGTAGTATGGGTAGTTTGGGGAGTTATGACTCAAGGATACTACATGCCGGAGATTGCTACTCAGTTCTTCATTATGGGAATTGTTTCCGGTGTGATTGGAGTTATCTTTAAACTGAACGATATGAAACTGAATGATATCGCAACATCATTCAAAGATGGAGCAAAAGACCTGATCGGTGCTGCACTTGTTGTTGCTATGGCACAGGGCATCATGCAGGTTCTTGGTGGATCTGATCCGACAACACCTACGGTTATTAATACAATTATGTATAATATTTCAAATGTACTGTCTGGAGTTTCCGGAGCAGTTGCAGCAGTACTTATGTATCTGTTCCAGTCCGTATTCAACTTCTTCGTTGTATCCGGAACCGGACAGGCTGCGATCACAATGCCGATCATGGCTCCACTGTCAGACCTGTTAGGTGTTTCACGTCAGACAGCTGTAGTTGCATTCCAGCTTGGTGATGCATTTACTAACCTGATTGTTCCTACATCAGGATGCCTGATCGGATCTCTTGCAATTGCAAAGATTGAGTGGTCTAACTGGATTAAATTCATGTGGAAATTCCTTGGCGTATTAATGATTGGTGCAATTATTACAATTCTTATTGCAGTTGGAACTGGATTCTAA
- a CDS encoding alcohol dehydrogenase, which translates to MQTYTYVSKGKFELMEKPKPVLMHERDAVVKVTLASICSSDLHIKHGSVPRAVPGITVGHEMVGIVESVGSAVTHVKPGDRVTVNVETFCGECFFCKKGYVNNCTDENGGWALGCRIDGGQAEYVRVPFADQGLNKIPEGVTDRQALLVGDVLATGYWAARISEITEEDTVLIIGAGPTGICTLLSVMLKNPKCIIMCEKDENRIHFINEHYQEVLTVSPEECFDFVQDHSDHGGADVVLEVAGAESTFRLAWECARPNGIVTVVALYDKAQTLPLPDMYGKNLTFKTGGVDGCDCEETLKLIAEGKINTEPLITHTYPLSRIEEAYELFENKRDGVIKVAVEC; encoded by the coding sequence ATGCAGACTTATACATATGTTTCAAAGGGAAAATTTGAATTAATGGAAAAACCAAAACCAGTACTTATGCATGAACGGGATGCAGTTGTAAAAGTAACGCTTGCCAGTATCTGTTCAAGTGATCTGCACATTAAACACGGAAGTGTTCCCCGTGCAGTTCCTGGTATAACTGTGGGACATGAGATGGTAGGTATTGTTGAATCAGTTGGAAGTGCTGTAACTCATGTAAAACCGGGAGATCGTGTGACTGTAAATGTAGAAACCTTTTGTGGTGAATGTTTTTTCTGCAAAAAAGGTTATGTAAATAACTGTACAGATGAGAATGGCGGATGGGCTCTTGGCTGTCGTATAGATGGTGGTCAGGCAGAATATGTGCGTGTGCCTTTTGCAGATCAGGGACTGAACAAAATTCCGGAAGGAGTTACTGACAGACAAGCTTTGCTGGTAGGAGATGTTCTTGCCACCGGTTATTGGGCTGCGCGTATTTCTGAGATCACAGAGGAGGATACTGTGCTGATCATCGGAGCCGGTCCTACAGGGATTTGCACTTTGCTAAGTGTTATGCTGAAGAATCCAAAGTGTATTATTATGTGTGAAAAAGATGAAAACAGAATTCATTTTATTAATGAACATTATCAGGAGGTTCTTACTGTCTCGCCGGAGGAATGCTTTGATTTTGTCCAGGACCATAGTGATCACGGCGGAGCTGATGTAGTTCTTGAGGTTGCGGGAGCGGAATCTACATTTCGTCTGGCATGGGAATGTGCAAGACCAAACGGGATAGTGACTGTGGTTGCACTTTATGATAAGGCTCAGACTTTGCCACTTCCAGATATGTATGGTAAGAACCTTACATTTAAAACCGGTGGAGTGGATGGATGTGATTGTGAGGAAACCCTGAAACTGATCGCAGAAGGTAAGATTAATACAGAACCACTTATCACACATACCTATCCGCTTAGCAGAATCGAAGAAGCATATGAACTTTTTGAAAATAAGAGAGATGGTGTGATCAAAGTAGCGGTAGAGTGTTAG
- a CDS encoding ATP-binding cassette domain-containing protein → MDIKVDHVSKAYGEQQILRDLCCVFPEGKTTCIRGRSGCGKTTLIRLLLGLDIPDKGKIEGISDRKISAVFQEDRLCENLSAASNIRLVCAKTISDRELEEAYKAVALTEVWQKPVRELSGGMRRRVSILRALLADSDCVIMDEPLRGLDEKTRIKTIDYILKKTEGKTLIFVTHEEQEAVWLKADETLKFMKDHLIKWSGK, encoded by the coding sequence ATGGATATAAAGGTAGATCATGTCAGTAAAGCATACGGAGAGCAGCAGATACTGAGAGATTTGTGCTGTGTTTTTCCAGAAGGGAAAACCACTTGTATAAGAGGAAGATCCGGATGTGGAAAAACTACACTGATACGGCTTCTTCTGGGGCTGGATATTCCGGATAAGGGAAAAATAGAAGGGATAAGTGACAGGAAGATCAGTGCAGTATTTCAGGAAGATCGCCTGTGCGAAAATCTGAGTGCTGCTTCCAATATAAGACTGGTATGCGCAAAAACAATATCAGACAGAGAACTGGAGGAAGCATATAAAGCAGTTGCACTTACTGAGGTATGGCAGAAACCGGTTCGTGAATTAAGCGGAGGAATGCGCAGAAGAGTGTCTATCCTGAGGGCATTGCTGGCTGATTCAGATTGTGTGATTATGGATGAACCTCTCAGAGGTCTTGATGAAAAAACCAGAATAAAAACAATTGATTATATTTTGAAAAAGACTGAGGGAAAGACATTGATTTTTGTTACCCATGAAGAACAGGAAGCAGTTTGGTTAAAGGCCGACGAAACATTAAAATTTATGAAGGATCATCTGATAAAATGGTCCGGAAAGTGA